In Shouchella patagoniensis, the following are encoded in one genomic region:
- a CDS encoding hemolysin family protein, with the protein MLFAIIACLLASLFFSGSETALTAANKMKIQTKASTGDRKSEGLLKLVSRPDQFITTILIGNNIANILLPTLVTMVAIDYGISVALATAVLTVTIIIFAEVLPKSIAASFPEKIALLVSPIIRTVMIILKPVTYLLNLATGSIIRVLSKNQPKEESYSKEELRAIVDIASGEGTFEKDESHRIKGILDFRELDVKDVINTPRIEIEAIQEDTPYEEVRDFVINNRYTRYPIYKEDRDTITGIFHSKFLASWSLELHKHITEFSDMKPLVVFEFQSVEVIFRKMMQERKHMAIVFDEYGGTEGIITHEDIIEVMIGQEIEDETDHEEDSLIDSITDRKIECHGKLSLRKLNNVFGTDIPEGENNLAGFALKHFGRLPSKGEVFETENLLFTVLETDLERKRILKMSIVKQDFPTEVS; encoded by the coding sequence GTGCTATTTGCTATAATTGCTTGTTTGCTTGCTTCGCTTTTCTTTTCAGGAAGTGAAACAGCGCTGACCGCAGCAAACAAGATGAAGATTCAAACAAAAGCTTCTACAGGAGACAGAAAATCCGAAGGGCTATTAAAACTTGTATCACGACCAGACCAATTCATTACAACAATTCTAATTGGAAACAATATTGCAAACATTTTATTGCCAACCCTTGTGACAATGGTTGCCATTGATTACGGCATTAGCGTCGCTTTAGCAACGGCTGTTTTAACTGTGACCATCATTATATTTGCTGAAGTGTTACCTAAATCAATTGCAGCATCATTTCCGGAAAAGATTGCTTTACTCGTGTCACCAATCATACGTACGGTTATGATTATCTTAAAGCCCGTTACATACTTACTTAACTTAGCAACCGGATCCATTATCCGTGTTCTATCAAAAAATCAGCCAAAGGAAGAATCGTATTCAAAAGAAGAGCTGCGAGCTATTGTCGATATCGCCAGTGGTGAAGGTACCTTTGAGAAAGATGAATCCCACCGGATTAAAGGGATTCTCGACTTTAGGGAGCTTGATGTGAAAGACGTCATTAATACACCCCGAATTGAAATCGAAGCCATTCAGGAAGACACACCGTATGAAGAAGTCAGGGACTTTGTTATCAACAATCGCTATACACGTTATCCGATTTATAAGGAAGACCGAGATACAATTACTGGTATCTTCCATTCAAAATTCTTGGCTTCTTGGTCATTAGAGCTCCATAAGCACATAACAGAATTTAGTGATATGAAACCGCTTGTTGTGTTTGAATTTCAGTCAGTTGAAGTCATTTTCAGAAAAATGATGCAGGAACGTAAACATATGGCGATTGTCTTTGATGAATATGGCGGAACAGAAGGCATTATCACACACGAAGACATTATTGAAGTAATGATTGGACAAGAAATTGAAGACGAAACCGATCATGAAGAAGATAGCTTAATTGATTCCATCACGGATAGAAAAATTGAATGTCATGGAAAGCTCTCCCTTCGGAAACTGAACAATGTATTTGGGACAGACATCCCAGAGGGGGAAAACAACCTCGCTGGTTTTGCGTTAAAACATTTTGGCCGCTTACCATCAAAAGGGGAAGTGTTCGAGACGGAAAATCTACTTTTTACTGTGCTTGAGACGGACTTAGAGCGCAAACGAATTTTAAAAATGAGTATTGTTAAGCAGGATTTTCCAACCGAGGTATCGTAA
- a CDS encoding VOC family protein: MQIKQLSIFVPSYDKTITFYKHVIGLHPLHETVDTTTFSVGKSRFTIHRDDAGSNYYHFAFNIPPNLFNEAKTWAKARVPLSTEENQNEIEFVSAKAKSFYFEDPSGNIVECIARETTPNAKETAFKSSHLLEISEIGVATNQMKKLVTQLQAMNIHIRNNEDIHYETYLNFFGEYHDGVYIILSPIGRRWIFPIKQRYLHPF; the protein is encoded by the coding sequence TTGCAAATAAAACAATTGAGTATCTTTGTACCCTCATATGACAAAACGATTACCTTTTATAAACATGTAATAGGATTACATCCACTTCATGAAACAGTGGATACAACTACTTTTTCAGTCGGAAAAAGCCGCTTCACTATTCATCGCGATGATGCTGGCAGCAATTATTATCATTTTGCTTTTAATATACCTCCAAATCTTTTTAACGAGGCAAAAACATGGGCCAAAGCTCGAGTACCTTTATCAACGGAAGAGAATCAAAATGAAATCGAATTTGTGAGCGCGAAAGCTAAGTCGTTTTACTTTGAAGACCCTTCAGGAAATATTGTTGAATGTATTGCGAGAGAAACAACTCCTAATGCAAAAGAAACGGCATTCAAATCAAGTCATCTTTTGGAAATTAGCGAAATTGGAGTCGCAACCAATCAAATGAAAAAACTCGTAACCCAATTACAAGCCATGAACATCCATATTCGAAATAATGAAGACATCCATTATGAGACCTATTTAAATTTCTTTGGTGAATATCATGATGGCGTATACATCATTTTATCACCAATCGGCAGACGCTGGATTTTTCCGATAAAACAGCGATACCTTCACCCCTTTTGA
- a CDS encoding aminoglycoside phosphotransferase family protein translates to MTNDMNEELLAGGNVSDVYRLGDTIRRRLKPESARVHTLLQHLENKGYRYASRFLGIDHKGREILSYIEGVAGHDPFNGYIWSDEALVEIANMLRLYHDAVSDFSYKDDWPPIDNTPTNHEVLCHNDFAIYNIIFNHKKPVGIIDFDVAGPGPRLWDIAYTLYTCAPLSRLVYTENGEKTIYTASDHASHTKHRIQLFFDAYGEEVKEDFVQMVVRRLEGLCQLMTRKAHEGDPAFQKMIYEGHLEHYQKEIQFICKHGKDWF, encoded by the coding sequence ATGACAAATGATATGAATGAGGAATTACTGGCAGGTGGGAATGTCTCTGACGTGTATCGTTTAGGGGATACAATCCGACGTCGGTTAAAACCTGAAAGCGCGCGGGTTCATACACTCTTACAACATTTAGAGAACAAAGGATACCGATACGCATCAAGGTTTTTAGGGATTGATCATAAAGGAAGGGAAATTTTATCTTATATTGAAGGTGTGGCAGGTCACGACCCTTTTAATGGATACATCTGGTCTGATGAAGCTTTAGTTGAAATTGCCAACATGTTGCGTCTTTACCATGATGCGGTTAGCGATTTTTCATATAAAGATGATTGGCCACCAATTGATAACACCCCAACCAACCATGAGGTCTTATGCCATAATGATTTTGCGATTTATAACATCATTTTCAATCATAAAAAACCAGTCGGTATTATTGATTTTGATGTTGCTGGTCCAGGTCCACGGCTTTGGGACATTGCCTACACGCTTTATACATGCGCACCATTAAGTCGGCTTGTTTATACGGAAAATGGCGAGAAAACCATTTATACTGCCTCCGATCACGCAAGCCATACAAAACATCGCATTCAATTGTTTTTTGACGCTTATGGCGAAGAAGTAAAAGAAGACTTTGTACAAATGGTTGTGCGACGTTTGGAGGGGTTATGTCAATTGATGACAAGAAAGGCTCATGAAGGCGACCCGGCATTCCAAAAGATGATTTATGAGGGGCACCTAGAACATTATCAAAAAGAGATTCAATTCATTTGTAAGCATGGAAAAGACTGGTTTTAA